A stretch of the Thermosinus carboxydivorans Nor1 genome encodes the following:
- a CDS encoding metallophosphoesterase translates to MPGISWFSFIFLFLIPFLLCWSTVRLLARLHPIYRRCPVRAAYWLASGASVAVLVASRWLRFDGIQPDWFRFLMYVAYVWIIAQLLLLLILIIFFLADWLAGKVKAGRRDNAAATARTGGITRREFLRTAVAAAPLLSLAVTARTVYATDATVAVNRYRLAFDGLPDSLAGLKIAQISDTHIGPFFSLAKFERVLAMVETERPDLLAVTGDLIDDLALLDGAVKLLTDFQPRLPLGIYFCWGNHEYFRDIGRIRRALMDSPVTILENRAAKVLDGERPLYLAGVDYPWAKSGAAQVERRRFLIEKALSQVPPAAFTILLTHHSDFLANAFAAEVPLTLAGHTHGGQVVVFGRSLLPVQYTFMRGLYRQGRSYGYVHAGTGHWLPLRVGCPAEISLFTLARGAIT, encoded by the coding sequence CCGCCGCTGCCCGGTCCGGGCAGCGTATTGGCTGGCGTCAGGGGCCAGCGTGGCCGTCCTGGTGGCCAGCCGGTGGTTACGGTTTGACGGGATCCAGCCCGACTGGTTCCGGTTTCTTATGTACGTGGCTTATGTCTGGATTATTGCGCAGTTATTGCTGCTACTCATTCTGATTATTTTTTTTCTCGCCGACTGGCTGGCCGGTAAGGTGAAGGCGGGAAGACGGGATAATGCTGCGGCGACAGCGCGAACCGGGGGCATTACGCGACGGGAATTTCTCCGCACGGCGGTGGCCGCGGCGCCACTACTAAGTCTGGCCGTTACCGCCCGCACCGTCTACGCTACCGATGCTACCGTTGCCGTTAACCGTTATCGCCTTGCTTTCGATGGCCTGCCGGACAGCCTTGCCGGTCTGAAAATTGCCCAAATCAGCGATACCCATATCGGGCCCTTTTTCTCCCTGGCTAAGTTTGAGCGGGTGTTGGCTATGGTAGAGACCGAGCGGCCCGACCTCTTGGCCGTTACCGGCGACCTTATTGATGATTTGGCTTTGCTGGACGGAGCGGTAAAGCTACTTACCGATTTTCAGCCCCGGCTGCCGCTGGGTATTTATTTTTGTTGGGGCAATCATGAGTATTTTCGCGATATTGGCCGTATCCGCCGGGCGCTCATGGACAGTCCTGTCACCATCCTTGAAAACAGGGCGGCAAAGGTGCTGGACGGTGAGCGGCCGCTGTATCTGGCCGGTGTCGACTACCCTTGGGCTAAAAGCGGCGCAGCCCAGGTTGAGCGGCGGCGCTTTCTCATCGAGAAGGCGCTAAGCCAGGTACCGCCGGCTGCGTTTACCATATTGCTGACTCACCACTCGGACTTTTTAGCCAATGCGTTTGCGGCCGAAGTGCCGCTAACCCTGGCCGGCCACACGCACGGGGGACAGGTAGTGGTATTTGGGCGGTCGCTATTACCGGTACAGTACACTTTTATGCGCGGTCTCTACCGTCAAGGCCGATCCTATGGCTATGTACATGCCGGCACCGGCCACTGGCTGCCTTTACGCGTTGGCTGTCCGGCGGAAATCAGCTTGTTTACGTTGGCGAGAGGAGCGATAACATGA